In Sandaracinaceae bacterium, the genomic window CGTGCCCACCATCCTGACGCGGGACACCTTCCTGTTCGCCACGGTGTTCGCCGTGGTGCGTGTGCCCATGCGCGGGACGCTGGTGCTGGGGCTGGTGGGCCTGGGCTTCGGTGTCATGAGCGCCGCGTGGCCACAGCTGGCCCGCTACCTGCACATGGCGCTGGTGGAGTTCGTGGTGTTGGGGGTGCTGCTCGACATCCTCCTCGAGGCGCGGCGCTTCGCCCGCACGCCGGCTGCGGCTCCCACCACCCGGCCTCCGCGCTGAGCGAGCGTGTCGAGAGGCCGAAGGCGGCCCGCGAGCTGATCCGCCCGGTCACGCCACGTTGGCGACGACGGGGCCCGTCCAACGAAACGGACGCGCCGCCTCGCGATCCGCGTCGGTCCAAGGCCGCACGCCATAGCGCGCGCGGACGGACTCGAGGCTCTCTTCGAAGTGCCGCTCCCAATACACGGGCAGCAACGGACTGGCTTCGCGGCCGCGCCGGTAGGCGGCGAGCAGGCCGCTACGCATGAGCCCGAAGCGCCCCTCGAGGAGCATGTGCTTCAGCGAGCCCAGCACCATGAGCACCACCGAGCTGGGCATGCCGGTCTGCGCGAGGGAGAACGCGTGGATCAGGATCTCGTCGTGGCCTGCGATGGAGAAGCCCGTGAGCACGTGCCAGAGGTCGTGGGAGTGGCGGTAGCGGCGCATGAGGTACGCTTGGTCCGGGTCGGCCGTGTACAGGGCGGGGATGCCGTAGATCTCGGTGGTCAGCCCGTTGTCTTCGAAGAAGCGTGCAAAGGCGCCGCCCAACGTGGAGGCCGGCAGCCGCCGCAGCGCCTCTTGGTCCACTTCCCCGAGGTCCGGACGATCCCGCATGATGTCGGGGCCCTCGCCCGTGCTCATGACCCCACACGTGGCGAGGTAGGCGATCTGCGACTGGGCGCCCAGCTCTTCCGCCGTGATGATGTCCTCGGTTCGGTTGGAGTCGAGCAACACTCGGAGGACGCAGCCTCCTACGGTCTTCCACTCATCGAGCGTCATGTCGGTGGGGAGATGAATCCTGGTGGCGTCACGCATGGCCGTCAGTGTGTATGCGAGCTATGCTCGCATACAACTCGCATTCTGGATAGGCTTCCCCGGTGTCCGAGACCACGCCCCCCTTGCCCCGCTCGTCATTGCTCAAGATCCCGACACAGCAGCGAGCCGTCGACACCGTGCACTTGATCCTGGATGCCGGTATTCGCGTACTGGAGAGCGAGGGGGTGGCGGGGTTCACCACCAACCGCGTGGCGGATGTCGCCGGGGTGAGCCCAGGCTCCCTCTATCAGTACTTCACCAACAAGGAGATGATCGTCTCCGGCATCGTGGAGCGGGGCGTGCTCTCCACCGAACAGCAAATCCGCGGCGTGAGCCTCAACGCCGTGGACATCCCCCCGCGTGTGCTGCTGCGGCAGGTTTGCCTGTCGGTCCTCGTGCAACTCGAGCCCTATCGAGTGCTGCTCTCGGAGATCCTCGCCGCCACCCCGGTGCTCTCCGGCACCGGTGTCGCTGCAATCTTGGAGACGCGGATCGGCGACGTGTTTCGCGCCTACCTGACGGCGAACAGCGAGCGCTACCGCGTACGCGGCGGGCCTGCGGCGCTGTACGTCGCGATCAACGGCGCGATCTACGTGGTGCTCAAGTGGCTCAGCGAGCGCCCGGCGTTCATCTCCCGCGAGGCGCTGGTCGACGCGCTCGTGACGCAGCTGGACGTGCTCTTGATCGCCAGCTGAGGAGGTGGCGCCTGCACGCTTCCTCTATGCCGCCGCGCTCCCCGTGACGGCGTCTCGCTCGCGACGGAACCGCGCCAGGCGCTCGTAGATGGCCACCCGCGCGCGGTTCAGGCCTCCGAGCGGTGAGTGCTCGGGGAGGGCGTGCCCAGGCGAGAACGCCAGCGACTCGCTGAGCGCCCGTCGCTCGGGGGTGCGAAAGACCTGAAGCGGGATGACCACGGTGGCCAGCTTGATGAAGGGGGAGGCGGCTTCGTCCCACACCACCGCCGCGTCTTCGATGGGCATGCCGTCCTTCTGGAGCTGCACGCAGAAGTCGAAGGTGGCCTCGTGTTCGTCCAGGTGCGCGGCCATCGCGTCGGTCAAGTAGTGCTCCCCCAGCTTGGCCGGCAGCGTGCTGCGGTGTGCCGAGGTGGGGATCAGCCCGTACTTCACCACGCGGTCCCCGAAGCGGTACGGGGTGGTGCTCCAGTAGCGGATATCCAAGGGCGACGTGGGGCAGCCGCTGGCCTTCTTCAGCTCCCAGAGCGCCCGGGCGTGGCCGGTGAGCACGAACTTCGCCAGCAGCAAGAGCGGCGAGCTCTCCACGGCGTAGTAGATGGCGTCGCGAAAGAGCGGCACCGTCCCGAGAGGCATGCTGGGGTGACTGAGCAGCACGAAGTCCTGCCCCCGGGGCACGTCGGCATCGCCCGCGCCGGTGGCGCCCAGCAGCTTGATGGCGAGCCCGCGCAGGTCCGGCACGGCGTCCGACTGGGGCTTGGCGCTGGCGCTCGATGAGCGCAGCCAGCAGTCGTAGCGGCGCCCGGGCTGAAACACGCCCACGGCGAGCTCCGCCGGCAGGTGCTCTTCGACCGTGAGGCTGCCGTGCAGCACGCCGAGGGACTTGGGGTGCGCTGCCCGCAGCGTGGACCCCGCGGGGTAGTCGCGCGCCAGCTTGCGCTCGAGGATGCCGATCATCTCCCGGACGAGCTCGACTTCACCGGGGAGCGCCATGTCAGCCGCGTCAGTCATTCTGATTCACCATGGGTGCGAGGGGGTGTCTGCGTCATGAAGGTTTCCAGCGGGTTCGCGATGCGCTGAACTCACGGTGCTCTTCATGTTGCAAGGCCCACGCCAGCCTCGGGGAGGTCAGCCGTTGCGTCGGCTGTCGATCAAGTCGCGGCTCACGCCCGAGGCCAGGATGAACTGCATGGTGGGCTCGTTCAGGCTCTCCAGCAGCTCACGCGGCGTCCCCGATGCCTGCACCTCGCCGAAGTACATGAAGGTGATGCGATCCGCGATGCGGAAGACGCTGGCCATGTCGTGGCTGATCACGATGCTGGTCACGCCGAACTTCTCTTCGGCCTCGGCGATGAGCTCGTCCACCGTGCAGGTGGTGATGGGGTCGAGGCCGGTGGTGGGCTCGTCGTAGATCAGCACGTCGGTCTCGAGCACCAGCGACCGCGCCACCGCCACGCGCTTCTGCATGCCGCCGCTCAGCTCGGCCGGAGACTTGTTCCACGCGTGCCCGATGCCCAGGGACTCGAGGCGGTCCATGACGCGCTCCTTGATCTCCTTATTGCTCATCTTCGTGTGCTCCCGCAGCGGGAAGGCCACGTTCTCGAACACGCTCATGGAGTCGAACAGCGCCGACATCTGGAAGACCATGCCCATGGTGCGGCGCATGGCGTCCAGCTCCATGCCCTCCAGCTCCACGAAGTCGCGGTTGTTCACCAGGATCTGCCCCGAGTCCGGCTTCTCGAGCCGAATGAGCTGGCGCATCAAGACCGTCTTGCCGGAGCCCGACGGCCCGATGATGACGTTGGTCTTGGCGCGCACGATGTCGAAGCTGAGGCCCTTCAGGACGTGGTGCGCGCCGTAGTACTTGTGCACGTCACGCACGCGAATGTGCACTGGGTCGGCCAGCACCTCCGGGTCCACGCGGCGGATCTCGTCGGCGGAGGCGCCCGTGAACGCGCCGAACCACTCCTTGACGCCCATCAGCCGAGGCCCTCGCCGAGCACGATGCCGGTCACCAGGTAGTCCAGCACCAAGATGGCGATGGCGTTGTGCACCACCGAGCGGTTGGTGGCCTGGCCCACGCCAGCGGCGCCGCCCGAGGCGTAGAAGCCCTGGCGGCACGCGATGAGGCAGACGGTGACGCCGAAGACCGCGGACTTGGTGAGGCCCAGCTGCACGTCCTTCCAGTCCACGATCCAGCGCATGCGGTCCAGGAACACGCCGCTGTCGAGGCCCAGCAGCTTGGTGCAGACCAGCCACGCGCCCGACATGCCGATGACGTCGAAGAAGATGGTGAGGATGGGCACCATGAGCAGCCCGGCCACCACGCGCGGGACCACCAGGTACTGCACGGGGTTCACCGCCATGGTGATGAGCGCGTCGATCTGGTTGGTGACGCGCATGGAGCCGAGCTCGGTGGTCATGGCGCTGCCGGCGCGGCTGGACACCATGAGCGCGGTGAACACGGGCCCGATCTCGCGCGAGAGCGCGAAGCCCACCACGGAGCCCGTCTGGCTCTCCACGCCCAGGTCGCGGAAGCCGTTGACCAGCTGCAGCCCGAGCACGGCGCCCACGAAGAAGCCGGTGATGCCCACGATGAAGATGGACTGGACGCCCACGTACTCCATGCAGTGGATGAAGATGCGCCCGCGATAGGGAGGCCGCAGGCCCCAGAAGACCACTTGGCCCAGCATCCGCGCCAGCGCGCCAATCTCGGCCAGCGGCGCGGTCAGGCTGGCCAGCAAGCGAGTCAGCCAGACGACCACGAACGAGGGCGGCTTCGGCTCCTCCTGCGCGGCCGCGCCCACGGCGCGACCCGGGTCACGCGGAACACCCTGCTTGGCCTCGTCGGCTTCAGGGGGCGCCGGGTCGCTCGGCTCATCGACTTCGTTGTCGGACACGGCCGCCTAGATACCACGGGAACCGCGCTGGGTCGTAGTGAACGGCGGAGGGTCAGTCGAAGACGGCGATGCTCACCCCGTCCGGCTCGGCGGGCCAGCGCGGGATGCCGATGCGGCGGCCGTTCCACTCGGCCACCGACGACTGGTCGGCGTCGGCGCCCGGTGCGAAGTCGAGGCCTGCCAAGAACGGGAAGGTCTCGAACAACGCCACGGGGCTCAGGTCGGTCATGTCGTCGCTGACGTTGTCGAAGAAGAACAGCGCGATGGTGGTGTTGTCGCGGTTCGTGTACGCGTCCCCGCTCAGGTCGGCTTCGTCGAGGTCCAGCATGTCGCCGGGCTGGAGCCCGCGGCTGGCCAGGAAGATGACCGTGGTGGGCTGGTCTTCGTCGAAGCGGGTGGCGCCGATCAGCGCGCGCCCGAAGAGGCCGGTGGGCAGCGTGCGCAGGTAGACCAGGGTGTTGCTGCGCACGAAGTTCTCCCGGTAGTAGTGGATGCTGCGGCCCGTCAGCGGGATGACGTGGAACTCGTAGCGGACGTCGGGGCTCCCGGCGAAGGGGCCCCAGTAGCCCTCCTCGCTGGCGATGAACGTGGCGCGCGGCCGCGAGCGCAGGCGCTGCCCCGTGTCGGTGTCGACCTCGTAGATGTTGATGGTGGCTCCGGCCACCGGCACGTTCTCACCCAGGGCGCCCGCGCGGCCCGCGATGACGATGGGCTCGGTCTGCGGCGTGATGTCGGTGGTGGTGGGCGCGCTGTCGGTCAGGAACTCCCAGATGGCCGTGAAGGACTCGGCGCTGGTGGCCACCTCGTAGTGGTCGTCGTCCACGAGGTCCACGTTCTCGGCACCGTCGATGCCGTCGTTGGCCGTCACGACACGGTCGTTGGCGGAGTAGAGGTTC contains:
- a CDS encoding TetR/AcrR family transcriptional regulator, translating into MSETTPPLPRSSLLKIPTQQRAVDTVHLILDAGIRVLESEGVAGFTTNRVADVAGVSPGSLYQYFTNKEMIVSGIVERGVLSTEQQIRGVSLNAVDIPPRVLLRQVCLSVLVQLEPYRVLLSEILAATPVLSGTGVAAILETRIGDVFRAYLTANSERYRVRGGPAALYVAINGAIYVVLKWLSERPAFISREALVDALVTQLDVLLIAS
- a CDS encoding ATP-binding cassette domain-containing protein gives rise to the protein MGVKEWFGAFTGASADEIRRVDPEVLADPVHIRVRDVHKYYGAHHVLKGLSFDIVRAKTNVIIGPSGSGKTVLMRQLIRLEKPDSGQILVNNRDFVELEGMELDAMRRTMGMVFQMSALFDSMSVFENVAFPLREHTKMSNKEIKERVMDRLESLGIGHAWNKSPAELSGGMQKRVAVARSLVLETDVLIYDEPTTGLDPITTCTVDELIAEAEEKFGVTSIVISHDMASVFRIADRITFMYFGEVQASGTPRELLESLNEPTMQFILASGVSRDLIDSRRNG
- a CDS encoding ABC transporter permease translates to MTAPLAEIGALARMLGQVVFWGLRPPYRGRIFIHCMEYVGVQSIFIVGITGFFVGAVLGLQLVNGFRDLGVESQTGSVVGFALSREIGPVFTALMVSSRAGSAMTTELGSMRVTNQIDALITMAVNPVQYLVVPRVVAGLLMVPILTIFFDVIGMSGAWLVCTKLLGLDSGVFLDRMRWIVDWKDVQLGLTKSAVFGVTVCLIACRQGFYASGGAAGVGQATNRSVVHNAIAILVLDYLVTGIVLGEGLG
- a CDS encoding alpha/beta fold hydrolase → MPFTIERTLVLSLALAALTAGCGGGGGGSTDPGWEVRETTLLPPWEEGCTNAHVPIVMVHGFLASGDTYTNHLMRFTANGYCRDRIFVYDWNSLGGGNSPARLDTFVDEVLRVTGATQIDLMGHSAGGGIGYSYLEDATRAAKVRRYVHIGSGDEDAPAGPTANVPTLNLYSANDRVVTANDGIDGAENVDLVDDDHYEVATSAESFTAIWEFLTDSAPTTTDITPQTEPIVIAGRAGALGENVPVAGATINIYEVDTDTGQRLRSRPRATFIASEEGYWGPFAGSPDVRYEFHVIPLTGRSIHYYRENFVRSNTLVYLRTLPTGLFGRALIGATRFDEDQPTTVIFLASRGLQPGDMLDLDEADLSGDAYTNRDNTTIALFFFDNVSDDMTDLSPVALFETFPFLAGLDFAPGADADQSSVAEWNGRRIGIPRWPAEPDGVSIAVFD